A single window of Diachasmimorpha longicaudata isolate KC_UGA_2023 chromosome 12, iyDiaLong2, whole genome shotgun sequence DNA harbors:
- the LOC135168052 gene encoding serine protease 29-like, which produces MFLVLILLQISLLIRDVSSITDGYVAEQSAFGFVASIWTNGVLRCTGGIIHPRYILTAAICVKDIPLHTMSIGTGKVGLYDVGLHFSTVERVVIHPDFTVFVFGVQDLSVNTINNIAVLKLSAALQLGSERYAISLANNKAASCVCQISGWSSGWGPMDPSRHLVHFFANPLTPLECLQRGALVLLNHFCAIDLYGMRSISLTDIGGIFVSEGKAFGIIVGSVARPAPAPEVIILPIYPYLSFLFDVLKGVL; this is translated from the exons ATGTTCCTAGTCCTTATTCTGCTGCAAATTTCATTGCTCATCCGTG ACGTCAGCAGCATAACCGATGGGTACGTCGCAGAGCAATCCGCCTTTGGATTTGTTGCATCCATATGGACCAACGGTGTGCTCCGATGTACAGGAGGCATTATCCATCCAAGATATATCCTCACTGCAGCAATCTGTGTCAAGGACATACCACTCCATACAATGAGCATAGGTACCGGAAAAGTCGGCTTGTATGATGTCGGATTACATTTCTCAACAGTCGAACGAGTAGTGATTCACCCGGACTTCACAGTCTTTGTTTTTGGAGTTCAGGATCTGTCAGTTAACACTATCAATAACATAGCTGTGTTAAAA CTGTCCGCAGCTCTCCAGCTGGGCTCTGAGCGATATGCGATTTCTCTGGCTAATAACAAAGCCGCAAGTTGCGTCTGTCAAATAAGTGGTTGGAGTTCTGGGTGGGGCCCTATGGACCCCTCGAGACATTTGGTGCACTTTTTTGCCAATCCTTTGACTCCCCTAGAGTGTCTACAACGGGGCGCACTCGTGCTGCTGAATCATTTCTGCGCAATTGATTTATATGGGATGAGGAGCATAAGTTTG ACGGACATCGGGGGAATATTCGTTTCCGAGGGTAAGGCATTTGGTATTATTGTTGGAAGCGTAGCACGCCCTGCGCCTGCACCTGAAGTAATCATTCTGCCGATATACCCATATTTATCATTCCTTTTTGACGTTCTCAAGGGCGTGCTCTAA
- the LOC135167814 gene encoding plexin domain-containing protein 2, with translation MACEQWCFSVRGCIVGFTLCLVVGSSLGASDDFYNYNTIDESQRTVEHVLLDGDVADVSRQKRYAEPPQATNPTTTSPIPLGPIHDPPLINVKTGSTANVTYSTDNASNSTTAPTISSTIAPTVKPEPGKSGQNMTAASTPPSTTRAPVVWANQTRWANATQDKGPTRDDNKTTKVNLTQTEPSTNSSDIDGIMIGKFNDVTNKTLSQNNITKSEEDNYQYYNSTFIVDESIGRSFWVDLDNHPDKQINDLLSDSHRRAATVKLSFDFPFYGHKVRNITIATGGFLYTGEFVHSWLAATQYIAPLMANFDTRLSGDSHVKYADNGTAFTVEWSKVILQDKQEAGPFTFQVTLHSNGNIVFVYAVMPLLVEDIEDKAHPVKVGLSDAYIMDKTHFYVRRKTIYEYHRVNFNRQDIQNWTVIYLKALPTCLDMDNCMDCLTKVPKFECKWCPNLNQCSTGIFRNRQDWVEKDCDMKSIKDVGSCPAKKNFSDQTANHELARGGAEGESSASVEPNRLSKDYSALEQTHEHMNMNHMGVSGIIGILLVVSLIAGLAGWAAYAYRNPHSASGQMLIRYRPSQWNWRRGEARYTAATIHM, from the exons ATGATTTTTACAATTACAATACCATCGACGAGAGCCAGCGAACCGTCGAGCACGTGCTGTTGGATGGAGATGTGGCCGATGTTTCCAGGCAAAAACGTTACGCTGAACCACCTCAAGCCACCAATCCAACGACAACTTCGCCAATACCACTGGGCCCTATTCATGATCCACCACTGATAAATGTGAAAACCGGTTCAACAGCCAATGTAACATACTCGACAGACAACGCCTCTAATTCAACAACTGCACCAACAATCTCTTCAACTATTGCACCGACCGTGAAACCCGAGCCCGGAAAAAGTGGACAGAATATGACGGCTGCATCAACACCTCCGAGCACCACTAGAGCGCCg GTCGTCTGGGCGAATCAGACGAGATGGGCAAATGCAACGCAGGATAAAGGCCCCACTCGAGACGACAACAAAACAACAAAAGTCAACCTGACCCAGACCGAGCCCTCGACAAATTCGTCCGACATAGATGGCATAATGATTGGCAAGTTCAATGATGTAACTAACAAAACCCTCTCTCAGAACAATATAACTAAAAGTGAGGAGGACAATTATCAGTACTACAACAGTACGTTCATCGTGGACGAGAGCATAGGGAGGAGCTTTTGGGTGGATCTCGATAATCATCCGGATAAGCAGATCAACGATCTCCTCAGTGACAGCCATCGTAGGGCAGCCACTGTCAAACTGTCctttgattttccattttatggTCATAAAGTTCGTAATATAACAATTGCAACAGGAGGATTCTTGTACACCGGGGAATTTGTGCACAGTTGGCTCGCTGCCACACAGTACATTGCCCCGCTGATGGCGAATTTCGATACACGACTGTCGGGCGATAGTCATGTAAAGTATGCCGACAATG GGACGGCTTTCACAGTCGAGTGGTCAAAAGTTATTCTACAAGATAAACAAGAGGCTGGCCCATTCACGTTCCAAGTGACCCTCCACAGCAATGGAAATATCGTATTTGTTTACGCAGTGATGCCCCTTTTGGTTGAAGACATTGAGGATAAGGCCCATCCCGTTAAAGTGGGTCTCAGCGACGCCTACATCATGGACAAAACTCACTTCT ATGTCCGGAGAAAAACGATCTACGAGTATCACCGTGTAAACTTCAATCGTCAGGACATACAAAATTGGACAGTTATCTACCTCAAAGCCCTGCCCACGTGTCTGGACATGGACAACTGCATGGACTGCCTGACGAAGGTCCCGAAATTCGAGTGTAAGTGGTGCCCAAATTTGAATCAGTGCAGCACAGGCATCTTCAGGAACAGGCAGGACTGGGTGGAGAAGGACTGTGATATGAAGAGTATTAAGGATGTCGGGAGTTGTCCAGCTAAGAAGAACTTTTCTGATCAGACAGCTAACCATGAGCTGGCCAGGGGCGGCGCCGAGGGAGAATCCTCGGCTAGTGTTGAACCTAATCGACTTTCCAAGGATTATTCTGCTTTGGAACAGA CTCATGAACACATGAATATGAATCACATGGGAGTCTCCGGAATAATTGGGATTCTCTTGGTCGTCTCACTGATCGCAGGACTGGCAGGCTGGGCCGCCTACGCTTATCGTAATCCTCACAGTGCATCTGGTCAAATGCTAATAAGA TACCGTCCAAGTCAGTGGAACTGGCGACGAGGTGAAGCTCGTTACACAGCTGCAACAATTCACATGTGA
- the LOC135167827 gene encoding ankyrin repeat, SAM and basic leucine zipper domain-containing protein 1 → MSYRPVGWGDSSDGDFDDEDGFSIADDHPHKPKVLRPRAKNPSGQEPDQQYLQSQPSDYDLHLKVLTACMTGDLATIDSYLASGHDINVFLSSGWTLLLYASHALLPEVMEYLLKRGANPNIHKNGYTPLMAACDSIHGKSDNRLQCISILLEAEADPNATSNTRTTALMLACKSGHPGVVVKLLEQVKNIDAVDNDGSSAIFYAVIGNHPEIVKILMSRNASVSLKDRRDRTIRDIASTKRFDDILEMLDFEEEEIESFSPVAYVTEWKDCFPGIKGTKEGFVNVDVAAVLYGLGLDRYRPIFKGMELHEFLQLKEEDLVRLGMDLGYHRKVFLKGLMQFHTKRWSHLSLGSLNKSLAHTLYNGVIALGNVARQISVIGSSFGFIKSNVAQLGKPKEVLSDIQNKVFKDELQKTEETLGSLRKDLDQMLKFAKNVEKDSVVYPLPEYIGPDKKKQMSSWPIILGATVMAALYLSKTGYPTRLWN, encoded by the exons ATGTCGTACAGACCTGTGGGATGGGGAGACTCATCGGATGGGGACTTTGACGATGAAGATGGATTTTCAATCGCTGACGAT CACCCCCATAAACCGAAGGTCCTTCGCCCCCGTGCTAAGAACCCCTCAGGTCAGGAACCCGACCAGCAGTACCTCCAGTCCCAGCCAAGTGACTACGACCTTCACCTGAAGGTGTTAACAGCCTGCATGACAGGTGATCTCGCGACAATCGACTCCTACCTGGCCTCTGGCCACGACATAAACGTCTTCTTGAGTAGTGGTTGGACCCTGCTCCTGTACGCCTCCCACGCCCTTCTCCCTGAGGTGATGGAGTACCTGTTGAAACGAGGAGCCAACCCAAACATCCACAAGAATGGCTACACTCCCCTGATGGCAGCATGTGACTCCATCCATGGAAAATCCGATAATCGCCTCCAGTGCATTTCGATTCTTCTGGAAGCTGAGGCAGATCCAAACGCCACGAGCAACACCAGGACAACAGCCTTGATGTTGGCTTGCAAATCGGGCCATCCAGGTGTTGTTGTGAAGCTGCTGGAGCAAGTCAAGAACATCGACGCTGTCGATAACGACGGAAGTTCTGCTATTTTCTACGCAGTCATCGGGAACCACCCGGAGATTGTCAAGATCTTGATGTCGAGGAATGCCTCGGTGAGTCTGAAGGACAGGCGTGACCGGACGATTCGAGATATTGCCTCCACCAAGCGCTTCGACGACATTCTGGAGATGCTGGACTTCGAGGAGGAGGAGATCGAGAGTTTTTCCCCAGTCGCATATGTCACAGAGTGGAAGGATTGTTTCCCGGGGATCAAGGGCACCAAGGAGGGCTTCGTCAATGTCGATGTTGCTGCTGTGCTTTATGGTCTCGGCCTGGACAGGTACAGACCCATTTTCAAGGGAATGGAACTGCATGAGTTCCTCCAACTCAAGGAGGAGGATCTCGTAAGACTGGGGATGGATTTGGGGTATCATAGGAAAGTCTTCTTGAAAGGACTCATGCAGTTCCACACGAAGAGATGGAGCCATCTAAGCCTCGGGAGCCTGAACAAGAGCCTTGCTCATAC tctTTACAACGGAGTTATTGCCCTAGGGAACGTGGCTCGTCAGATCTCTGTAATTGGATCGAGTTTCGGGTTCATTAAGAGCAATGTCGCCCAGCTTGGCAAGCCCAAAGAGGTCCTATCCGACATTCAGAACAAGGTCTTCAAAGACGAGCTCCAAAAAACCGAAGAAACCCTGGGATCATTGAGAAAAGATCTCGACCAGATGTTGAAGTTCGCCAAGAATGTAGAAAAAGACAGTGTGGTTTATCCACTCCCAGAGTACATCGGCCCTGACAAAAAGAAGCAGATGAGCAGCTGGCCCATCATTTTGGGGGCCACTGTTATGGCTGCACTCTACCTCTCTAAGACTGGATATCCAACAAGACTGTGGAACTGA
- the LOC135168054 gene encoding probable phosphatase phospho1 produces MESSLLIAFDFDDTIINGNTDHVAYNMIPGGLPEDVKELYQSGGGWTEFMRRCFQLLHAAKVPREDLEATVKAIPMVPGFEDLLENLYTYNCEAIIISDSNSLFIQNWLEHHKLKHLIRRVFTNAAYYDEDGLLHLEEYHVQKSCELSERNLCKGAVLDIYMRLRACQGMNFQKVAYVGDGKNDFCPMLKLSENDLVFPRQDYPIMNYLSNPEKPSVRAEIIPWRDGNDIWRELRARIDF; encoded by the coding sequence ATGGAGAGTTCTCTGCTGATTGCTTTTGACTTCGATGACACAATAATAAACGGAAACACTGATCATGTTGCCTATAACATGATCCCCGGTGGGCTCCCCGAAGACGTTAAGGAGCTGTACCAGTCAGGTGGAGGGTGGACGGAGTTTATGAGAAGATGCTTTCAACTGTTGCATGCAGCGAAAGTACCCAGAGAGGACCTGGAAGCAACTGTGAAGGCCATTCCAATGGTCCCAGGGTTCGAGGACCTTCTGGAGAACTTGTACACCTACAATTGTGAAGCGATAATTATCAGTGACTCGAACTCGCTCTTCATCCAAAACTGGTTGGAGCATCATAAGCTGAAGCACCTGATAAGGAGAGTCTTCACGAATGCTGCGTACTACGACGAGGATGGACTGCTCCACCTGGAGGAATACCACGTCCAGAAGTCCTGTGAGCTCAGCGAGAGAAATTTGTGCAAGGGAGCCGTGCTGGACATATATATGAGGCTGCGAGCGTGCCAGGGAATGAATTTCCAGAAGGTGGCTTATGTGGGGGATGGGAAGAACGACTTCTGTCCGATGTTGAAATTGTCTGAGAACGATCTGGTGTTCCCCAGACAGGACTACCCAATCATGAACTACCTGAGCAATCCAGAGAAACCCTCGGTGAGGGCGGAAATTATACCTTGGAGGGATGGCAATGATATCTGGAGGGAACTTCGTGCTCGAATAGATTTTTAA
- the LOC135167800 gene encoding tRNA (34-2'-O)-methyltransferase regulator WDR6, producing MHSVALTCNALAICCVEGYIIVGVGNQLRIFRASNNEFIRTIETLHEDVIHNIVKSSNKLIIFGGKFLSICTLATNPDNITIEDEPHVFDDWIIAAEFFREDSQDIYILFSHNNLYLFNSETEKSKNVECEERCICYGGYLSRESPEEILVFSCTVFQEILLWKVDNRIDYSVDVAVLHRLKGHRGVVFSAFYHPELRLITSTSDDRTIRLWKVGGNHGNSISKSIDWKNVEIRLLTTMFGHTARVWKSIITKDSVISIGEDSVICVWSLTGVLRTKIMAHGGAPIWSIETSPDQSTILTGGGDGGVNIWRTTSLNPPSLIPLLTYETKTPKFVSYLNSGALVVFLDGGDLLLYDVPNQRQGSPSPQALMNLPRLKSYCLMQTSPDRKKIALASQDGHLIIYEAKTPGEDSNQHLQEVINQEVMNSKIFSLHWLSPVTILVCGSQGVLKVLDFSQKKLIISSEFTLPPSKECWTTAAIVSSSLLICGDRAGSIIVFDLSPSAPSAPKQTFPRIHGRLGVQSFGTSGGRIISTGRDGTLRYHKLLEDDSGEYLKPLHWRKMPMEWVSRSVNTEDDVYILGFKEIEFMIYSSRLDKLVLRVICGGGHRSWDCVFTDDVVNFVCIKDKQVHSLESSVDSSRKIISGNHSKEVHTLAILPTASKHTIMMSAGEDCSIRVSALEQGKSGWEALPLDVYDGHISSIKKLEVLNLEMTEGVSRNLVFSAGARAQLKVWAVDLDTQRESLRGEDILGVELTSFMLKGTDRDRRKSSQAQEGSYCLDPETRFMDLSAQRCPQDQNLVVLLVACSDGFIRAFGYDIQGMNLFLVTAIPYKNQCILNVHLFADENGWIMVSMATDGLIRFWDVDFVGERILRGKGALGADGDGLEGEKLQPFQNWNVHRSGINCYDFLKKGGEYFLASGGDDNHICVWAFQLLGESGERKMTITQAYTCWEIHSAQITGIKFMPHNQLLTAGIDQIVVLHDYYFWNGHLDMQPRKVIQTCVSDLQGLTICENPENSDDTIAFLYGQGMEVLLHQYEPLWKL from the exons ATGCACTCTGTTGCATTAACCTGCAATGCCCTCGCAATTTGCTGTGTCGAGGGGTACATCATCGTCG GGGTTGGAAATCAATTGAGGATTTTTCGAGCCtcaaataatgaatttatcaGGACCATCGAGACATTACACGAGGATGTGATCCACAATATCGTAAAGTCCTcgaacaaattaattattttcggaGGAAAATTCCTGAGTATTTGCACATTGGCAACGAATCCTGATAATATAACAATAGAAGATGAACCTCACGTGTTCGATGACTGGATCATCGCAGCCGAGTTCTTCAGGGAGGACTCTCaggatatttatattttattctcccACAACaatctttatttattcaattcggAGACTGAAAAATCCAAGAACGTCGAGTGCGAGGAGAGATGCATCTGCTATGGGGGATATCTCTCGCGAGAGAGCCCCGAGGAAATTCTTGTATTCAGCTGCACCGTTTTCCAAGAGATTTTACTTTGGAAAGTTGATAATAGAATTGATTATTCGGTTGATGTGGCCGTTCTGCATCGCTTGAAGGGACACAGAGGCGTCGTTTTCTCAGCATTCTATCATCCTGAACTGAGGCTCATCACCTCCACCTCGGATGATAGGACAATAAGATTATGGAAAGTTGGAGGGAATCATGGTAATTCGATTTCTAAATCGATAGACTGGAAGAACGTTGAGATCAGGCTGCTAACCACCATGTTTGGACATACTGCACGAGTATGGAAATCCATTATCACGAAGGATAGCGTTATCAGCATTGGAGAG GACTCCGTCATCTGCGTCTGGTCCCTAACTGGCGTCCTCCGCACCAAAATAATGGCCCACGGAGGAGCGCCCATCTGGAGTATCGAGACCTCCCCTGACCAGTCAACAATATTAACAGGTGGAGGTGATGGTGGAGTAAACATCTGGCGCACGACCTCCCTCAATCCCCCCTCGCTGATCCCCCTCCTGACGTACGAAACGAAAACTCCCAAATTCGTCAGTTACCTGAACTCAGGAGCTCTCGTGGTCTTCCTGGACGGAGGAGACCTGCTCCTCTACGACGTCCCCAATCAACGCCAGGGATCCCCCTCGCCCCAGGCGTTGATGAACCTCCCTAGACTGAAGAGCTACTGTCTCATGCAGACATCAccagacagaaaaaaaatcgctctAGCGTCGCAAGACGGTCACCTAATAATTTACGAGGCTAAAACCCCTGGAGAGGATTCGAACCAGCACCTTCAGGAGGTTATCAATCAGGAGGTGATGAACTCCAAGATATTTTCCCTCCATTGGCTCTCCCCGGTGACCATCTTGGTCTGTGGGAGCCAGGGGGTCCTAAAGGTTCTCgatttctcccaaaaaaaacTCATAATCAGTTCTGAATTCACGTTACCCCCCAGTAAGGAATGCTGGACGACAGCAGCGATAGTTTCCTCATCTCTGCTGATCTGTGGAGACCGCGCGGGTAGCATCATCGTCTTCGACCTGTCCCCGTCCGCCCCGTCGGCCCCAAAGCAGACGTTCCCGAGGATTCATGGAAGGCTCGGGGTTCAGTCTTTCGGCACCTCAGGGGGGAGGATCATTAGTACCGGGAGAGACGGGACCCTGCGGTACCATAAACTCCTGGAAGACGACTCTGGTGAGTACCTGAAGCCCCTGCACTGGAGGAAAATGCCGATGGAGTGGGTCAGCAGATCCGTCAACACCGAAGACGACGTTTACATCTTGGGGTTTAAGGAGATTGAATTCATGATCTACAGCAGTCGCCTCGATAAATTGGTCCTGAGAGTCATCTGCGGAGGGGGCCACAGGTCCTGGGACTGTGTCTTCACAGATGATGTCGTTAATTTTGTTTGTATAAAGGACAAACAGGTGCACTCGCTGGAGAGTTCCGTCGACTCGAgtcggaaaattatttcagggaATCATTCCAAGGAGGTGCACACCCTAGCTATCCTCCCCACCGCCTCCAAGCATACGATTATGATGTCTGCAGGCGAGGACTGCAGCATCAGAGTCAGTGCCCTGGAGCAGGGAAAGTCGGGGTGGGAAGCGTTGCCTTTGGACGTCTACGACGGACACATATCGAGTATTAAGAAATTAGAAGTTTTGAATTTGGAGATGACCGAGGGGGTGTCCAGGAACTTGGTGTTCTCTGCGGGTGCGAGGGCGCAGCTGAAGGTCTGGGCGGTCGATCTGGACACCCAGAGGGAGAGTCTCAGGGGGGAGGATATCCTCGGGGTCGAACTGACGTCCTTTATGCTCAAGGGGACTGATAGGGACAGGAGGAAGTCCTCGCAGGCCCAGGAGGGCTCGTATTGCCTGGATCCTGAGACACGTTTCATGGACTTGTCGGCCCAGCGCTGTCCGCAGGATCAGAATCTAGTGGTACTCCTCGTGGCGTGCTCTGATGGTTTCATCAGGGCTTTTGGGTACGATATTCAGgggatgaatttatttttggtgaCTGCGATTCCTTATAAGAATCAGTGCATTCTGAACGTGCATTTGTTTGCCGATGAGAACGGGTGGATTATGGTCTCGATGGCCACTGATGGATTGATTAGGTTCTGGGACGTGGATTTCGTGGGGGAAAGGATTTTGAGGGGGAAGGGGGCACTGGGGGCGGATGGAGACGGGCTTGAGGGAGAAAAGCTTCAGCCCTTTCAAAATTGGAACGTCCACAGGTCCGGAATTAACTGctatgattttttgaaaaagggAGGAGAATACTTTCTGGCTTCGGGAGGGGATGATAATCATATCTGCGTCTGGGCTTTCCAACTTTTGGGGGAATCTGGGGAGAGGAAGATGACGATCACGCAGGCGTACACCTGCTGGGAAATCCATTCCGCACAAATAACAG gtaTAAAATTTATGCCTCATAATCAATTATTGACGGCTGGCATTGACCAAATAGTGGTCTTGCACGACTACTATTTTTGGAACGGGCATTTGGATATGCAACCGAGAAAAGTCATCCAAACGTGTGTGTCAGACTTACAAGGATTGACAATATGTGAAAATCCGGAAAATTCTGATGATACAATAGCATTTCTTTATGGACAGGGGATGGAAGTTCTGCTTCATCAATATGAACCTCTATGGAAACTATAG